CGATATAAATAGCTTTCCATACTTCACTTTGTAGTATTGCATAACCATAATTTAATAAAGAGTTAATTGGGTCCTGTGCTCCTCTTCCACTTCTTAACATAAACCCCCATTTATCATCCACAATATTTGAAAAACATTTCCAATATTCTACTGATGCTTGACCTTCAAAACCTAAAATATTACTACGAATTTTATCAATTCTATCAGATTTTATATTGCTTACTTTAGAAATATATTCATTCAGTTTATCTCTTTGTTGATATAAAAATTCATTATCATCTCTTGATTTTGCTATTGTTCCAATAATTGCTTTTTGATTTTCAATTTTACTTTTAATAAAACTTTTAGCTATTTCACCACTTCGTTTATCATTTAAAGCAAAATATTGTTCTTTTTTAATTATAACATTCTTTTTTTCAGGTGGTGAAAGTCTATAATCAACATGACCTTTCCAATTAAGAGATACACAATCAACATCATATTCAGCAAGTAAACTTAATGCATCAAATGTTATAGATCCTTTACCAATAAATAATATTTGTGTAATATCTTGTGCTCTAAAATAATCAATTTCTTTATTATTTTCTTTAATTACAATTTGATTATCTGATTTACTAACAGTTTTACCAAAACCATCAATTACTAATCTCATTATAAACACCAAAAGCTTTTATAAAATAGCATACTCTTCATTTTTAGGTAATTTTAAATCACCTTCAATAAAAATAGATTCATTACAATTTTCACATAATGGAATAAGTATAATACTATCATGATCAGATGATAAATATAATTCAAATTCTTCAGCTAAATCAAATCTTTCATCAATACTTAACATACCTGAAAAAACAGATTTTTGAATTCTTCTTAATCCATAATATCTTAATCGTTTAATAAAATTTGAACGTGTAGGTGTATCAGATATATCATACATAACAAATATTAACATTTTTAAATTCCCCCTTAATTTAAAATTTAATTATTGATTTTCAATAATATAATCCAAAAAATAGTTATAAATGAAAAATTTTATAAATTTAAATTTAATAATTTTTATGTAAAACTTATAATAAAATATAATTTATTCATCAATATTTATTCTTTTTATAGTACCAAAACCTTGACTTACTCCTTTTCCAAAACCAAAGAAATCCGGTATTTTAAATCTAACTTTAAATTCTCCAGTAAATCCAATCATATTTACAGATTTATATTTAGTGGAAACAGTATCTAAATGAGATTTAATATAAAGATGTCTATTTACAATAATACCTAAACCTTTACTCATTGAAAGAATATTACCAACTAAAATATTGTTTAAAAATAATTTACTTTCCCTCCAGTTTGACATACTCTTATATTTCTGATAATTTTTAGTATTTAATGCAAGCCAAGGTGAAATAAATTTATAATGATATTCTTCATTACTTGTGTTAATATCATATTCTTTATCATAAATTATTTTTTCATCAACATAATATGTTTTATCTAGTTTTAATTCTTTAATTTCTGAAGAAATTTCTTTTAATAAGTCAGCACCTTCTTCAATACCTAAAATACTAGCTTGTCCATTAATAATTTTATATTGAATAAGAGGATAACTATATAAAAATTTATTATTACCATAATGATTATGAAAAAGAGTTTGATTTTTAAATTTATTTCCAATAAATCCTCTAAGTTTACTAGCTTCACAAGTAACTGGCTTATCTGTTTTAAATACTAGGTAACTTGTATTAATTTTCAATTTTAATCTCCTTATTTTGTTTTTTAGACTCCGTTATATATAATCCATTATTTAATAGATAAATTATATCTTAACCTTAAATAATTACAACAAAGAGTCTTATTTTACAAAAATATCTTAAAAAAATATAATTATTCAAGTTTAGGGAATTTTGCAAGTTCCATATACTTTTCAATATCAGGATATGCCCTAATTGCATATGATAAAACCCTATCATAGAAATCATTAGCAGATTCTTTGCTTAATGGTTCCAAACCATGTGCTAAAATAGAGTTATTCCTTTTATTTTTAACAGCACTTTCAAGTTCTCTATCTGCAAAGTAATCTCTAGCTAATTGAATATCAAATAATTTAAGTAGTGTGAAACTTTTAACCAAGGCTAATTTGAAAGTATCCTCACGTTCCTCATAATCTTTTATATGCCATTTTGATACTTGTTCTTTAGCTTTCGTATGATCCATAGTTTCAAGATTAAATTGTTCCCTATTAATGTAAAAAACATGGTTGTCCCTTAATTTATTTTTATCAATTAAACCCAATTTATTAAGTTCAAGTTGAGCAATTAATTCTATAGAACGATATAATCTTGCAACACCATCATCATATGCACCCATATCAATTTTACGACGAGCATTGTTTAATAAATCGGGAAGATAATAAACTATACCTTTTTGAACATTATTACTTAATTTTAATCTTAAAAATTTTAAATTATTTTCTAATTGTTTATAAAATTCATCAAAATTCCTAAAATCTTTCATCAAACTTTTTTTAGGACATTTTTCAATTATTTCTTTTTGTAGATAAGTAGATAATTTAAATTTTTCATTTTTATCTAATTTTTCATTATATACAATAAGTTTAGAATTAAATTTATCCCAGCTTTGATATAAATTAACTAAATTTATATAAAATTCTGCTAAATCTTTTAAAGAACCATCATCAAGTTTTGATTTTGCATCTTTAAAATTCTTAAGAGAAGCTTCAAATTGATAATTATTAAAAAAATCTTTTCCACGATTAAACTCTAAAATAGCATATGTTTCAAATGGATCTTTTTGAGGTTTAATCATTTCAAAACCATTTTTAACAATACCTACACCATTCTTATCACGTGCACCTTCCATTGCTTTTGAACCAACATATGTATATTCACATGAGTCAATATATTTATCACCAGTTGAAGCAAGGATTAAACCTGCAACCATAGGTTTAGTTCCACCAGTAAAATCAATATGAATATTATATTCTTCTTTATTTAATTCTAGAAGAACTTCTCTTGACTTATCAAATGATTCTTGAAGACTTTCCGGATTTTCAATTAATTTAGTTTTATATGAAAATTCAAAGGGAACTTCAGATACAACATTTTTAATTGTTTCTAATGTTTCTTTTGAATGAATAAAATAAACTGCATCTGGTTTAAATGTATTAATAGAAATGATTAAAGGTTCTGGAGAACCCCCAACACTTAAAACTAAAATTTTTTTATCTGACATAATTTACTCCTTTTATTTAAAATTTAATTGAGTCCAACCAAATGGCTCTCCTTGTGAAGTTATTTTTCTAGATTTAGGAAATTCATAGTCATATTGTTTTTTAAATGTTTTTTGAATATCTGAAAATCTTTCATAATCATATTCTTTAATCTTCATTAAAATAGTAGTTCCCATTAAACCAGAACCAGAACCAATTCTTAAAAGAGGTGAATCTTTAGTATTTAATTTACTTATTTTCTTATAAAATTTATATAAATAATCAATACCATATTCATCTGCAAAATCCCATTCATATTCAATTAAATCTCTACTAAATTTAAATATTGAAGTTTTAATATTGTCAATATTTAAAATATCCTTTTTATCATCAACATCTAAACTTTTATAAAATTTAGAATCATAAGTTATATTAATACTTGAATTAAACACCTTATTTTTTGGTATTGCCTCTAAGAAAGTTCTTACCTTATTACCTTTTACTGAATAAAATTCATGTTTTCTACTATCTGGAGTTGCCATTACAGTCCATGACTCGTAAATTCTAGGAATATTTATAATATTATCAGTATCTGGAATTTGCATAAATCTAAAAATACTTTTCTGAGCAGAATTTCCACGAGGTGCAGAAAAATAGGAATCTACAAACCTATTATATTCTCTTTTAATAATATGACCATTTTTAAGAATATTTTGAATTCTATAAATATCATTTTTATTAACTAAATTATAGAAAATAGCTGTTTTAATAGATCCCTTAATAGATGACCCTGGAATATATAATTTATCAGAAGTCTTAACATGTTCAAGAATTTCTTTAATTGGAATATTTTTTTCTCTAGTTTTAGTCCTGTCAATACAATTATATCTTGAGCATTTTCCTCTATTTTTTAAGTCTTTACTTTTTAATTTAAAATTAGGATTAGTTAAATCTTCTAAAAATTTATCCTTTTCATCATCATTTAAAGACATGTAAAATTTCACTAAATCAATTCTCTTTATTATTTTTTCATTTTTTCCATTAACTTTAGCTTTGGAATATGCAAATTCTGCAGGAGTATAAGATTTACCATCATCAATATGTATAGGGCTTAATGTTTTTAAAGTAAAATTATATAAATTATTTGACATTATTTACCTCCATTTACATTAATACATTTTAAAGGATATGCAAATCCATATTCAACTGCAGGATTAATCTTTCCAGATTTTATTATTCTCCCATAATATTTTTCATATTGTGGAAATATTGAACCTTCTTTAAAGAACCTAACTTGTTTTCTAATTTCATTAGATGAACTTCTTCCTCTTTTTGAACCAATTTCATAATTAGAATTTTTATCAATATGATTTAAATCTTCTTTATTTGGAATAAATCTAGACAAATTAATAAAATAATTATATTTACTATCAGAATTAAATTCATATTCAGATTCAATTTCATAATCATCATCAATATAATAATCAAATTGGCCTTTTCCAGTAGATATATCTTTACCAAAACCTCTATCTCTTAAGAATTTTATTGCTCCTTTAACAAGAGGCATATATGATTCATCATAAAATTCAACAAAGAAGAATAAACCAATGTTTTTGAATTCATTACCAGAAGTATAAAATATATCATTTGTTTCATTAGTTATACGATTAATAGAATTATTTGGAATAATATTTTCACCATAACTAACTTGAATATTATCATTTATTTTAGTGCCTTTATTTAAAAGTAAACCTTTAATCCTTGTATATGATTTAAAATCTTTAAGGATTTCACTTTCAGATAATTTTCCACTATTTAATTTAAAAAATATACTATCTTCTATAAAATCAACTTTTTTATATTCTTTATAATTTTTAGGATTAACTTTAATATTTTCCTCATCTTTTGATTGTGGAAATATAATTTTAGGGAAGAACTTAATTTTTTTAGTATCCTTAAAATCTTTATCACTATTATTATTGAATATAAATGGGAATGTAGAAGAAAGAATAAATGGTGGTTCATCTTCAAATGCAGAAATCATATCATTAGTTATTTCTGGATATAACTCATTTATAGCATATACGATTGCCCCAAATAAAGTATCAGAATGAAGTTCTGGGAAGATAGATAAAGGTTTTAAATAAATTAACATTTTTTCACCACACATATTAGTTTAAAATAAAATATCTATTTAAAAACCTAAGAATCTTTATTATTAACTTTATTTATTACTTCAGAAAGTTCCACATTTTCAACTATAGTTTTTTCATCCTCATCATATCTATAATAATCTTTGTCTCTTTTAACAAGAGTTATATTAGAAAATTTAATTTTACCTGAACCTCTAGTACCACTACTTCCCAAATAGTTATCTTCTAAAAGACGCATTGCCTCAAATACACCAATAAGATTATTATCATCACCATCATAAACTGAAAATACCATTTCAAAATCAAATGAAGAACCTTTTGGAACTCTTTCGATGTTTCTTGGAGTAGCATTAGCATTTAAACGATTAATATTATTTTCATATTTTAATTCAGTTCCACGAACAATGTCGTCATGATTTTTCCACAATTCAATAGATTCCTCACTAGGAAATGAATCTCTAACAATAAGTCTTGTAGGAAATTTTAATTTATTATCAGTATCTGCAGAAATTCCAAAAATCTTTGCAGCATTACATTCTTCATCAACTGCAGGACCGCCATTATTTTCTAAAACACTTTCTGAAGATTTTTTATCATTCAATTCATATAATGATCGAAGTTTACCTTTAAGAGAAGAACCTGGAATAAAAGGTAAATCTGAAACAACATCCCTTATAATTACATTATCTGAACCACCAATATCAATATTATCATTAGATCCACCTATATGAAGTCCAGTTTCACAAATAATTTTTCCACTAATAACATAATTTTCTTTAAACATGTTTTAAACCTCCCTAATATTTACCTTTCTTACTATCATAAAATTTATGATAAGCTACAATAGATTCAAAGAATTGTACAAATATCTTAAAATTTTTTATCTTATCTTCTTCGTTACCTACATCTACTTTTTTCATTGTTGCCATCATTAAATTATAAAAACTTTTACTAATATTTCCCCTACCTGCAGAAACTGCTAATCTTGGTTTTAAAATATAAAAATCCGGTTCAATTTTTTCCCAAGTCAAATCATCCTTTTTCTCCATTAAACGTACTGCACCAAAAAATTTCCTTAATTGATTTGTATTTAAATTTCCAGAATTATAAGCAACAATATCTGCATATCCTCCTTCATCAGCAAAGTCTTTTACAGACATGTCTGATAACATACTTAAATTTTTAATATTATCAATGACATCTGAGATTTCATCATTATCATTATTTTTATTAAAATTTCTATTATGTCTTTTATTTCCATAATTTTTTCTTCCCATTTTTTCACCTCATTCTTAAACTAAACCAAGATGCTGGAATTTTAATCCAAGGCATAAATTTAAGTCCACTTTTATCCAAATCTTCTTTAATCTCATTATTTTTAATTAATCTTAATTTATATTTAAATAAAGGTACAAAACGCCTAGTATTTATACGTTTATATCTATCTTCATCCCATTTTTCAGAATCACTAAACAATCCTTTATAATCATAATTATTTTTCCATAAATTTAATAAAGAATAAACAAAACTTTTTGATATATATTTTTCATTATAATATGATTCAAGTTTGCATCCAAATTCATATAAATCATTGAAACCTTTAAATTTACCATCATTATCCCAATTAACAGTTTCACCAAAAACTGTAATTTTATTTCTACCACAAGATTTAGAAGATTCCAAATAATCTTCAGCAATAATAGCTGCTTTTCCAATTGGGAATTTAGGTGAAATAATATTTATTCCTGCAGATAAATTTATTGAAGGATTATTACAAGTCCATATTTTAAATTTTTCTCTTAATTCACCTGCAAATGAAATAATATCATCATAAGGCCCTAAAACAAGTAAATCATCCCCACCAGAGTAGTTAATATGAATTGTTGGAATCTCATATTTTTCTAAAGATTTTTTTTCACTAGAACTAAGACATGCATCTGATTTTTTTCTATAAATAGTAAATGTTTCCTTTACTGTATCATCAGAATCGTTTTGAATTTCAAGTTCAAAGTCATCAAATTTTTCTATAAGACTTTCATCACTTAAATTAGTATATGCTTTATAATTAGATGCAATATCATTTATAATACCTGAAAAGAACATGTCTAATTGAGAACTTAATGTAGAAATTCTAGAAATACTTGGTTTACCAATATTACGTTTATTAACATTAGATTCATTCTTAAACCCTTCTGAAAATATTCTACCTAAATTATCCACATCCATTTTCAATAATCCTAATTTATTTGAACCTTTACTAATTTTTGCTAAATGTTCAAAGTATAAAGGCATATCAGGATGTGTAGTATCTGAATATTTACCAAGGTTTGGTACTACATTACCTAAGAAACCAAAACTAAAAGAAAGTTTATCTCGGATATCTAAATCAAATTCAGATTCCAAATCCAGAAAATCAGTATCATTTAATTTAACAACTTCAATTCTATCAGCATCTTTAGCAAGTTTCTTAATATCATCAACCAAAAATTTAGATTCTTTTCTAAATAAATAAGCGATATTTAACAAATCAAATGATGTATATTTTTTAAATTTATCTATATTTTCTTTAGAATAAATTTTAATCATATAATCTGCATTTGCTACATGTTGTCCTAATTCTTCATTATCCTTACAATCTGGACAAATATTCTTTTCACCTTTTTTATCATAAAGTTTACCACAAACAGAACATAAATCTTGATATTTGACTTCTTTATCAAAATCAAATACATCATCTAAATTATCAATAAATTTATGTTTTTTATCTTCTGCTAATTTATTTGATAATTTAACTGTAATATCACCGAATTCTTCAAGATCTTCTCCAGAACATTCATTATAAACAAGAGCAAAATATAATTCTGCATTAAATTTTTCAATAAACTTTTTATTTATCATATTTTTAATTTCATTAAGCTTATTTTTAGTATCAATTGTATTAGGTGCAATAATTGTAAATCTTCCACCCCCACAGAAAAGAATATTTGCTTTTGTAAGATTTAATGCATCTGCAATATAATCCGCAATTGCGTCACAAAGTAATGTTAAGTATAAAGATCTTCCTCTTAATCTTTTACTCATACCACTTTGAGCTTCTTTAGGTGAAGATACTTTGAAAATAAAATTTTGAATTCCTGAAATATCCCCATTAATTGCCAAATAAACATTTTGATTAGTAGTTTTTTTAAGTTTTGAATCTTTACTAAATAAATATCTACAAGTAGCTAAAGCAGAAGTTGTTTTAGAGTGATCATATAAAGATATATCCCCATTATCAACATATGCGGAAGAAGGTATCGTGGAAGTATATTTTTTAAGTAATGCTAAAATTGTATTAAAATCATATATACTTAATTTTTTCATTTCTTTAATGAACTTAATCCATAATTGTTTATATTCACTTCTTAAATTATATCCAGACATCTTTTCTTTAGAAATCGGTTTTAAGATATTAAAATTCATAGTTTTAATATCAGTACTTGCATTTTTATTTAATTTCAATTCTTTTAAAGGAACATACATTTCATCAATAATCTTATTTCCTTCAATTGAAATTTCAGAAAATATAGAAATAAGTAATGATTTTAAAACTTCTCCTTTTTCATTATCCCCTCTTGAAACCCTTTCAGCAGAGGAATGATGATCAGCAATCTGAACAATATCACATAATTTTTTATTCTTTGATTTTGTTGGTTTATGATGATACAAAGCCAAATCTACAATATTTTCATTCCAATAATGACTTATAAAATCTGCAGACCATTTAGCATGAGCACCAGTAAAACCAAAATCATCAGTAGAATATTTTTTATACACTGAATCATGTTCATGTCCAGTTCTCTGATAAAATTTACCAATATCATGTAGTAATGATGCAAATTCTAAATCAGTTTTCTCCATTATTAACCTCCAAATATCTAATTAAATTTAAATTAAAAAATAAAACAATAATAAAAATTAGAATACTAAATGTAATATAATCTTATTTTAAATTTTTAAAATTTATTTAAATAATAATATTTTCAATAAAAATAAAATATTATTTAAAATTTAACTTTTTAAACAATTAAAATCTTGAATAAACATTTAATAAATTATAATACATGAAAAAAATACTTTTAAAAATATTAAAAGTTTTAATAATAAATATGATATATTTTAACCTAAAACTTATAAACAACCCCCATTTTAACAAAAATCCATATAAAAACTAAATTTAAGCTAAACATAAACTAATAATAAATTTAGTATAAGATATTTATAAACTTTTTCAAATGATTTTTAAAAATTTTATAGAAAACATAATCAAAAATAAATAATATTATATAATTTACAAATAATCTAGAAAAATATGAAAATTTATATAATTAATTAAATATAGAAAAAATAAATCCTCTAAAAAATCTTTAATAAACATCTACAATTAAATAAAATAATTAATTTTAAATTAAATATAAATTTAATAAGAAAATTAAATTATTAAAATAAAACAAAGAATAATAAAAAAAAATAAAGTACATATTTAGAAATTTATAAAATAATTTTATAATAATTAATAAATACTTAAATTAAATTCACACATTCATTATAATAATTTAATTTACATTAAATATATTTTAAGCACGTTTTAAATTTATAAAGTTCAATTGATATTTTATTCAAAAGGTTTTTATATATTAAAATAGTAAAATAATAAACAATTGATTTTTAAACTATGTTTAAAGCAATTAACTATTTATAAACTTTTTAGAGAAAAGATATAATGGATACACATTTTGATTATACTGAAAAGAGAATAATCATTTCAGCATTTTTCTGTGTAGCTTTTATTATCTCAAACTTAATTACTGTAAAAATTATTGACGTTAAATTTTTAGGTATGGAAGTACCTGCAGGTGTATTGATCTATCCACTTGTATATGTTTTAACTAATGTAATTACAGAAGTTTACGGAGAAAAAGCAGCTCATAGAACTTTAATTTTAGGTTTATGTACTGATATATTATTTGTTTTCATGACTACTTTACAATTAGTTTTACCATCTCCTGCATACTATCAAGGAAATGCTGCTTTAGCATTTGTATTTACCCAAACACCAAGAATCTTAGTTGCTTCTTATGTCAGTTATATTATTGGTAACCTTGTAAATGCAAGATTAACTGCAATTGTAAATCGTGGAACAAGTCATTTAACCATTAAAAACTTAGGTGCTATTGCTACTGGAGAATTAGTAGATAATATTATCTTCATTGGTTTAGCATTTATATTTGCAGTACCTATTGTTGATGTTGTAATAATGATTATTACTCACTGGTTACTTAGTTTAGTCTGGATTTGTATTGCTCAACCATTTACTGAAAGAACTGTTAAATGGGCAAGAGAAGATGCACCAGCAGAAGCTTAAATTTAAATTATTTAAAGAATTAATTTTTAATTCTTCTTTTTTTACTTTTTATTTTAAAAGATTACAATATTACTAATCAAAAATAAAATAATTTAATATAAACTCATAATATTATTAATAATATATTTACAAAAATAATTATAATATTATAAATGAAATTATATTATTGTATTAAATTTAATATTTTTAGAATAAAATTATCTTATTTTACATAGACTACATTTAAATTATTAAAATTATTTAATTATAAATAAAATTTTAAAGAAAATATATAATAATTTAAATATTAATATAAATTTAAATAAAAATAATCTATTAAAATAAGGATTATAACGTTTCAATACTATTAAGACTATTCTAAATTCTAAAATCTAATAAAATAAGGATATCAAGAAAAAATAGTCAATATAAATTATTATGTGAAAAATTATGAAATGCCCTAATTGTGAACATGAGGTTTCAAGAAAAAGAAGAATCTGTAAATACTGTGGATTTGAATTATGTTCTGATATAGAATATGTAAAAGAAAAAGCAGAAAAATTTATAGATGAAGGAGATTTCATAAGTGCAAGATCATTTATAGATGAAGGATTAGAACATAATCCAAAAAGTCCAGACTTATTATATGTTAAATCCATAATTTCAAGATATTTATGGGATTATGATAAAGAATATGAATATTTAACTAGAGCATTAAATATTAATCCAAATCATGAAGATTCATTATATAACTTATCTATTTTTTTATTTAATAAAAAAGGATATGAAAAATCATTAGAATACATTAATAAACTTTTAGAATTAAATCCTAGAAAAAAGATTTATCAATTAAAAATAATGACATTATACAATCTATGTAACTATAATCTATCATTAAATACTATTGAAGATGCATTAAAATTATTTCCTAATGATAGAATAATTCTAAAAATAAAAGAAAGTATTGAAAATAAGGATATTATAAATGATTTAAACTTTGAAAAATTATCATTAATAAAATTAAATTCAAATAATAATGAAAAAATAGATAGTAAAAATTATAATGTTGATTCAGTTAATTATTCAAATCCTAATGAATTATATGAGTTAATTACACCAGATTTACCTAATTCTGAATTTGAAGAATTAAATCTTAATAGAAATATTGAAGAATCTGATTTCTATGATATAAATTTTAAAGATTTAGATTTACTAGATTCTGAATTAAAAAATGATAATATTAAAAAAAATAATGATAATCTATCTACTAATGCTAATTTATTCTTAAAAAAGCTTAATAATCTAGTTACTAATAATAAATTAAATAAAAAAACATTTAATAGTTTATTATATGTGTCATTTAATAATCAATATATTGCTGGAGATTCAATAAAATTTTTAAAAGTTTTAGGTAAATATAAAACTAAAAAATCATTAAATCACAGTGATTTAAACTTTTTAAATAGTTTAAACTATTTAGAGTTCTTTAATTATGAAGATGTTTTTAATAGTATAATTAATTTATTAACAAAAGAAACTGAAAATTTAATTATATATTTAAATAATATGGATGAATATAAATTTGATACATTATGCTTTTTATTAGATCTAAATGCTAGTAAAAACGATATTAAAAAAACAGATAAATTTAATATTAATGATGAATTAGAAGAATATACTGGTTTTAACTTTAATAATTTCAATATAACATCATTATAAGTTAAAAATATTACAAAAGTCTGTCTAAATTTTAAATTAATAATTTCAATATAACAGATAATTATTAAAATAATATCAATATTAAATTTATATTAATTTAGTTTATTAAAAATTAATAATATTTTCACTAATTAAAAAACAAAAAAATCTAATAATTTTTATAAGACTATTTTTAAACTTAATTAAATAATAAAAATTAGTAAAATCCTGAAAATTTAATAAAAATATAATAATTAGTTTTCAAATGCTATGATAATGTTTTATATATTATTTAAATAAAATAATATAATTAATAAGAATTTTAATAAAAAAATAATCACAAATAAGTTTAATAAAAATCCTAAAAAAACAAATAACAAACAATCACAAAAAATTAAAAAAAAAAACACGAAAACAAAACAAAGAAATCAATAATAAGTTTAAAAATCAAAATATAATTAATAAAACTTTAAAAAACAATAATTAATAAGAATTTTTAAAATTAAATATTAATTTTATAATACTTTCTAAAACAGATGATTTTTAATCATAAATATAATTAAATATAAAATTGGAATTTTGATTAATATGATTAGTTATGATGAATTTGAAAAAATAGTAGTAAATATATTAGAACGTGATATTTCATCAAATAAAGATCAAAAATCAGCAATAAGTTCTGATTTAAATCAATCTCTTTTTATAGTTGCAGGACCAGGTTCTGGTAAAACTACAGTAATTGTACTTAAAATATTAAAAAGTATATTTGTAGATGATGTTGAACCTGAAGAAATTATTGCAACAACATTTACACGTAAAGCTGCAGATGAATTAGATAGTAGGATTCTTGATTGGGGATATAAAATTAAAGATTACCTTCTTGAAAATCTTCTAGACTATGATGTTAATCACAAAGATTTACATAAAGTAGCACATATTGACTTTAATCAGATTATGACTGGTACTATTGATAGTGTTGCACAAGATTTAATTAAATTAAATCGTGAACCTGGTACAAATATTCCAAATGTTATTGAAAATTTCATTGCAGAATCTGCAATGAGAAACTGTCTTCTTCAAGATAATAAATATGAAAATAAAGACTTACAAGAGTATCTTGGAGATTTTAGTGGTAAAGGTCCAATTAAAAATCCATCAATAATGAGTAAAGATCTTCTTACAATAAAAAATAAAATGTATTATGATTTTGTAGACTTTAATGAAATAAAAAAAATACAAGATCCTGGTACAAAAGCAGCTATAGATATTATTGAAGAATTTGAAGAAGAACTTAAATCAAGAAATAGTCTTGATTTTCCAATGCTTGAATCTTATTTTTTAGAT
This Methanobrevibacter wolinii SH DNA region includes the following protein-coding sequences:
- a CDS encoding TIGR02710 family CRISPR-associated CARF protein; amino-acid sequence: MSDKKILVLSVGGSPEPLIISINTFKPDAVYFIHSKETLETIKNVVSEVPFEFSYKTKLIENPESLQESFDKSREVLLELNKEEYNIHIDFTGGTKPMVAGLILASTGDKYIDSCEYTYVGSKAMEGARDKNGVGIVKNGFEMIKPQKDPFETYAILEFNRGKDFFNNYQFEASLKNFKDAKSKLDDGSLKDLAEFYINLVNLYQSWDKFNSKLIVYNEKLDKNEKFKLSTYLQKEIIEKCPKKSLMKDFRNFDEFYKQLENNLKFLRLKLSNNVQKGIVYYLPDLLNNARRKIDMGAYDDGVARLYRSIELIAQLELNKLGLIDKNKLRDNHVFYINREQFNLETMDHTKAKEQVSKWHIKDYEEREDTFKLALVKSFTLLKLFDIQLARDYFADRELESAVKNKRNNSILAHGLEPLSKESANDFYDRVLSYAIRAYPDIEKYMELAKFPKLE
- the cas1 gene encoding CRISPR-associated endonuclease Cas1, which codes for MRLVIDGFGKTVSKSDNQIVIKENNKEIDYFRAQDITQILFIGKGSITFDALSLLAEYDVDCVSLNWKGHVDYRLSPPEKKNVIIKKEQYFALNDKRSGEIAKSFIKSKIENQKAIIGTIAKSRDDNEFLYQQRDKLNEYISKVSNIKSDRIDKIRSNILGFEGQASVEYWKCFSNIVDDKWGFMLRSGRGAQDPINSLLNYGYAILQSEVWKAIYIAGLDPYCGFLHSERYGRVSLVFDLMEEFRQQIIDKAVLSVINKNRLSIDDFEYKEGSVIINSKGRKILISEIYNKLSSKIKFNNKNMSYEDIILYQARLLTKYLTGQEKEYVGFYRRW
- the csm5 gene encoding type III-A CRISPR-associated RAMP protein Csm5, which codes for MSNNLYNFTLKTLSPIHIDDGKSYTPAEFAYSKAKVNGKNEKIIKRIDLVKFYMSLNDDEKDKFLEDLTNPNFKLKSKDLKNRGKCSRYNCIDRTKTREKNIPIKEILEHVKTSDKLYIPGSSIKGSIKTAIFYNLVNKNDIYRIQNILKNGHIIKREYNRFVDSYFSAPRGNSAQKSIFRFMQIPDTDNIINIPRIYESWTVMATPDSRKHEFYSVKGNKVRTFLEAIPKNKVFNSSINITYDSKFYKSLDVDDKKDILNIDNIKTSIFKFSRDLIEYEWDFADEYGIDYLYKFYKKISKLNTKDSPLLRIGSGSGLMGTTILMKIKEYDYERFSDIQKTFKKQYDYEFPKSRKITSQGEPFGWTQLNFK
- the cas2 gene encoding CRISPR-associated endonuclease Cas2, with amino-acid sequence MLIFVMYDISDTPTRSNFIKRLRYYGLRRIQKSVFSGMLSIDERFDLAEEFELYLSSDHDSIILIPLCENCNESIFIEGDLKLPKNEEYAIL
- the csm4 gene encoding type III-A CRISPR-associated RAMP protein Csm4, which produces MLIYLKPLSIFPELHSDTLFGAIVYAINELYPEITNDMISAFEDEPPFILSSTFPFIFNNNSDKDFKDTKKIKFFPKIIFPQSKDEENIKVNPKNYKEYKKVDFIEDSIFFKLNSGKLSESEILKDFKSYTRIKGLLLNKGTKINDNIQVSYGENIIPNNSINRITNETNDIFYTSGNEFKNIGLFFFVEFYDESYMPLVKGAIKFLRDRGFGKDISTGKGQFDYYIDDDYEIESEYEFNSDSKYNYFINLSRFIPNKEDLNHIDKNSNYEIGSKRGRSSSNEIRKQVRFFKEGSIFPQYEKYYGRIIKSGKINPAVEYGFAYPLKCINVNGGK
- a CDS encoding CRISPR-associated endonuclease Cas6, translating into MKINTSYLVFKTDKPVTCEASKLRGFIGNKFKNQTLFHNHYGNNKFLYSYPLIQYKIINGQASILGIEEGADLLKEISSEIKELKLDKTYYVDEKIIYDKEYDINTSNEEYHYKFISPWLALNTKNYQKYKSMSNWRESKLFLNNILVGNILSMSKGLGIIVNRHLYIKSHLDTVSTKYKSVNMIGFTGEFKVRFKIPDFFGFGKGVSQGFGTIKRINIDE